A genomic window from Methanobacterium sp. BRmetb2 includes:
- a CDS encoding phosphoglycerate dehydrogenase, which translates to MKVLIADQINEKGITELEEVADVIVDTDITKEELIDVIKDVDGIIVRSRTKVTRAVIEAAPKLKIIARAGVGVDNVDVHAATEKGIMVVNAPESTSITVAEHAMGLILSLARKIAIADKSVKDGKWEKSKFMGIELNGKIMGIIGMGRIGSQVVTRAKSFGMEIIVYDPYITEEAATELGVTVVDLETVLKDSDIITIHVPLTPETKHLISKDQFEMMKDSAFIVNCARGGIINEKALYEALTAGKIAGAGLDVFEVEPPVDNPLLKLDNVVVTPHIGASTSEAQRDAAIIVAKEVKTVFEGASPKNVLNMPVLDPKTLQTIKPYFELSEKLGSFLIQSAKGNIQEVNVTYCGELADLPKKDILTRIILQEILNPILTEPVNLVNAPAVAEKRGLIITESKRKDAKGYSSLIKVEVASEDSKMSVEGIFVKEPKIVMISGYKVDVKPEGTMMIAKYTDLPGTIGAIGTKLGEHNINIATMQVGRKELGGEAVMVLKVDEKVPQDVINELKKLEHVYDAVAVNL; encoded by the coding sequence ATGAAAGTACTTATCGCTGATCAAATAAACGAAAAAGGAATCACTGAACTTGAAGAAGTTGCAGATGTTATTGTTGATACTGATATTACTAAAGAAGAACTTATAGATGTTATTAAAGATGTTGATGGTATCATTGTTAGAAGTAGAACTAAAGTGACCCGTGCTGTGATAGAGGCTGCCCCAAAGCTTAAAATAATTGCTCGAGCTGGTGTGGGAGTAGATAATGTAGATGTTCATGCCGCCACAGAAAAAGGGATAATGGTGGTTAACGCCCCAGAATCAACTTCTATAACTGTAGCAGAACATGCCATGGGACTTATACTTTCACTGGCCCGGAAAATAGCAATTGCTGATAAGTCTGTTAAAGATGGTAAATGGGAGAAAAGTAAGTTTATGGGCATTGAACTTAACGGCAAAATAATGGGAATTATTGGTATGGGAAGAATTGGTTCTCAGGTTGTGACCCGTGCCAAGTCATTTGGAATGGAAATAATTGTATATGATCCTTATATTACAGAAGAAGCAGCTACAGAATTAGGTGTGACTGTGGTTGACTTGGAAACCGTTCTTAAAGATTCAGATATAATCACCATACACGTACCTTTAACTCCAGAAACGAAACATCTCATATCCAAAGATCAATTTGAAATGATGAAAGATAGTGCTTTTATTGTCAACTGCGCCCGTGGTGGAATCATAAACGAGAAAGCCCTCTATGAAGCCCTCACTGCAGGGAAAATAGCTGGTGCTGGTCTGGACGTGTTTGAAGTTGAACCTCCGGTTGATAATCCTCTCTTAAAATTGGACAATGTAGTTGTCACTCCACATATTGGTGCTTCAACATCTGAAGCTCAAAGAGACGCAGCTATTATTGTGGCAAAAGAAGTAAAAACAGTTTTTGAAGGAGCTTCTCCTAAGAATGTTTTGAACATGCCAGTTCTTGATCCTAAAACACTTCAAACCATCAAACCATACTTCGAATTATCGGAAAAATTGGGAAGTTTCCTCATCCAGAGTGCTAAAGGCAATATCCAGGAAGTTAACGTTACCTACTGTGGGGAATTAGCAGATCTGCCCAAAAAGGATATTTTAACCCGTATTATTCTACAAGAAATTTTAAATCCAATCCTCACTGAACCGGTGAACCTGGTTAATGCTCCGGCTGTAGCAGAAAAAAGGGGTTTAATCATAACTGAAAGTAAAAGGAAGGATGCTAAAGGATATAGTAGCCTTATAAAAGTTGAAGTCGCATCTGAAGATAGTAAAATGAGTGTCGAGGGTATATTTGTTAAAGAACCAAAAATCGTTATGATCAGCGGTTATAAAGTGGACGTTAAACCAGAAGGCACCATGATGATTGCAAAGTACACTGATCTGCCAGGCACCATAGGAGCTATAGGAACCAAACTGGGAGAACATAACATAAACATTGCTACTATGCAGGTTGGTCGAAAAGAGCTGGGTGGAGAAGCAGTTATGGTTTTAAAGGTGGATGAAAAAGTTCCACAAGATGTAATCAATGAATTAAAGAAATTAGAACATGTATACGATGCTGTGGCAGTTAACCTATAA
- a CDS encoding guanylyltransferase has translation MSECEIFSNLKVPCGSKIVIRIDGRNFSQLSQRLEFKKPYDDDFADKMVQTSIDFFKEFNPLFIYTFSDEMNILLADIPFSGRIEKLNSVFSSFISGAFTRTICNDLKSSNLNSSVWQSLKPISFDSRLIPLSMGQVVEYFQNRQGEAWRNCLNGYAYWTLRQDYKKEKAIEILRGKKSKDIHELLFNKGINVAEVPSWQRRGIGIYKKETEVEGFNPISSKKVTSKRFRLFADRNLPIFDTVFFNSLKI, from the coding sequence ATGAGTGAATGTGAGATTTTTTCAAATTTAAAAGTTCCTTGTGGTTCAAAAATTGTAATAAGAATTGATGGTCGAAATTTTTCACAGCTATCTCAAAGATTAGAATTCAAAAAGCCCTATGATGATGATTTCGCCGATAAAATGGTTCAAACCTCCATAGATTTCTTTAAAGAATTTAATCCTCTATTTATTTATACGTTTTCTGATGAAATGAATATTTTATTAGCTGATATCCCCTTCTCAGGACGTATAGAAAAATTAAACTCGGTATTTAGCAGTTTTATCAGCGGAGCGTTCACCAGAACAATTTGCAATGATCTAAAATCCAGTAATTTAAATTCTTCCGTCTGGCAGTCACTTAAACCAATTTCTTTCGATTCTAGGTTGATTCCATTGTCAATGGGTCAGGTGGTTGAATATTTCCAAAATCGACAGGGTGAAGCATGGCGAAACTGTCTAAATGGTTATGCATACTGGACTCTCAGACAAGACTATAAAAAGGAAAAGGCCATTGAAATTCTTAGAGGTAAAAAAAGTAAAGATATCCATGAACTTCTTTTTAACAAAGGCATCAATGTTGCAGAAGTTCCAAGCTGGCAACGGCGAGGTATTGGAATATACAAAAAAGAAACTGAAGTAGAAGGATTTAATCCTATAAGTAGCAAAAAGGTGACCAGTAAAAGATTCAGACTGTTTGCAGATAGAAATCTCCCAATTTTTGACACAGTCTTTTTCAATTCATTGAAAATATAA
- a CDS encoding aspartate dehydrogenase: MKVGIVGCGAIANIITNFAIEDKLGVELKFFFDKDIERAENLATLIDGTAVFDIEDMLDKVDLIIEAAAPDAVEKVVPPILQRGIDVIIMSVGALMDFELKNRLEKLAIDNNAKIYIPSGAIVGLDGMKAASIGKIKKVTLVTRKPPKSLGISTDVKKVLFEGTASEAVKKFPLNINVAAALSIASNRDIDVKIVVDPLVDRNLHEVHVVGDFGEFRTSTKNMRCSMNPKTSVMAAYSAVKLLKSFNENLIIGT; the protein is encoded by the coding sequence ATGAAAGTTGGTATTGTGGGATGTGGCGCCATAGCTAATATTATCACTAATTTTGCCATAGAAGATAAGCTTGGCGTTGAACTAAAATTTTTTTTTGACAAGGATATTGAAAGAGCGGAAAATTTGGCAACCTTAATAGATGGAACTGCTGTTTTTGACATAGAAGATATGTTAGATAAGGTGGATTTGATAATTGAAGCAGCTGCCCCAGATGCAGTAGAAAAAGTAGTTCCTCCCATATTGCAAAGAGGAATAGATGTTATCATTATGAGCGTTGGAGCTTTAATGGATTTTGAACTTAAAAATCGTTTGGAAAAACTTGCAATAGATAATAATGCTAAAATATACATCCCATCTGGTGCAATTGTTGGATTGGATGGTATGAAAGCTGCTTCCATAGGAAAAATTAAAAAGGTTACCCTAGTCACTCGCAAACCACCTAAATCTCTTGGAATTTCAACTGATGTTAAAAAAGTACTGTTCGAAGGCACGGCATCAGAAGCTGTTAAAAAATTTCCATTAAATATCAATGTAGCTGCAGCATTGAGCATAGCCAGCAACAGGGATATTGATGTTAAAATAGTTGTAGATCCCTTAGTGGATAGAAATTTACATGAAGTACACGTCGTTGGAGATTTTGGCGAGTTTAGAACTTCAACCAAAAATATGAGATGTTCGATGAATCCTAAAACCAGTGTTATGGCTGCTTATTCTGCAGTAAAACTTCTTAAAAGTTTTAATGAAAATCTGATTATTGGAACATGA
- a CDS encoding photosystem reaction center subunit H produces the protein MVELSGLYGLDIYTVRGKYVGRVQDIILNIKKGRVSLLKVKAMKPDKKSVGIREVLKTSIRIVPEADEIRPLKEEGTLDIPYERVQAVGDILLISPDIPEPVATQ, from the coding sequence ATGGTTGAATTATCTGGTCTGTATGGTTTAGATATATATACGGTTAGAGGAAAATATGTGGGAAGAGTTCAGGATATAATATTAAACATAAAAAAAGGCAGAGTTTCATTGTTGAAAGTAAAAGCCATGAAACCTGATAAAAAGAGCGTAGGCATCAGAGAAGTTCTAAAAACCAGCATAAGGATAGTTCCTGAAGCTGATGAAATAAGACCCTTAAAAGAGGAAGGAACATTAGACATACCTTATGAAAGGGTTCAGGCTGTTGGCGACATACTATTAATAAGTCCTGATATTCCAGAACCAGTTGCAACTCAATAG
- a CDS encoding tRNA-binding protein, whose product MWDTSKDYRLLLCEKAVELFIKTIEGANFKGNWNKQNALKNAREMIPEIQSLNYSYLEPHDLINSPKIVVLEEKTEIIQESLGGKDWNRKFLEQVKRDEKEKVEESITKVKFFLNTFKNLKNRFKLGKINDPIIGIDIKTGKIMSVGKHPKTDTLMVCNVNIGDRAITVVTNDLSVKEGNKVAVSLLPPANFMGVSSEGMFIGVDSGILTEFQGEIGSMPKGIPLEALNETRNLIESFLK is encoded by the coding sequence ATGTGGGATACGAGTAAAGATTATAGATTATTATTATGTGAAAAAGCCGTTGAATTATTCATTAAAACTATTGAAGGGGCCAATTTTAAGGGTAATTGGAATAAACAAAATGCACTTAAAAATGCAAGGGAGATGATACCAGAAATACAATCCCTGAATTATTCTTACCTTGAACCTCATGATTTAATCAATTCCCCAAAAATAGTTGTTCTTGAAGAAAAAACTGAAATAATCCAAGAATCATTAGGTGGAAAAGATTGGAATCGTAAATTTTTAGAACAAGTTAAAAGAGACGAAAAAGAAAAAGTGGAAGAATCTATAACCAAAGTTAAATTCTTTTTGAATACATTTAAAAATCTTAAAAACCGTTTTAAACTTGGCAAAATCAATGACCCCATTATAGGTATCGATATTAAAACTGGAAAAATTATGAGCGTAGGTAAACACCCTAAAACAGACACATTAATGGTTTGTAATGTAAATATAGGAGATAGGGCTATAACTGTCGTTACTAACGATTTAAGTGTAAAAGAAGGAAATAAAGTTGCTGTATCTTTATTACCTCCAGCAAATTTCATGGGTGTCAGTAGTGAAGGAATGTTTATTGGTGTGGATTCTGGAATACTAACTGAGTTCCAGGGAGAAATAGGTTCAATGCCAAAAGGAATTCCTTTAGAAGCTTTAAATGAAACAAGAAATTTAATTGAATCTTTTTTAAAATAA
- a CDS encoding lactaldehyde dehydrogenase has product MEMLINGQLIDKKEKIDVKNPFNNELVDRVPEGNRKDVLDAIIAAKNAKKAMNDLSARKISEILFKISREIENDLKKFAELITMETGKPIKDAIGEVKRSIQTIELAAEESKRIYGETIPLDANIGGKGFIGFTMKIPLGVVGAITPYNYPMNLALHKIAPAIAAKNTIVLKPATQAPLSVLKLGQLFSEFLPPGAINIVTGRGSVVGDEIVKNSNIDKISFTGSVKTGISISKRAGLKKLTMELGGNDPLIVLDDAELDEAVIAAVMGSYLNAGQVCIAVKRIILQNSIADEFVQDFVNKTKQLKVGDPMNPKTDVGPLIDEISAIKVEHRVDSAIKEGAELLCGGKREGNFYMPTVLDNVNSQMELVQEETFGPISPIIRVKDVNEALKVANDTKYGLQAGIFTQNIKNALKAAEILEAGSVLINKQSTYRTDNMPFGGFKMSGMGKEGVKYAVEDMTKTKLVVINTN; this is encoded by the coding sequence ATGGAAATGTTAATCAATGGGCAATTAATTGATAAAAAAGAAAAAATTGATGTCAAAAATCCTTTTAATAATGAATTGGTAGACAGAGTTCCTGAAGGAAACCGAAAAGATGTGCTAGATGCAATAATAGCAGCTAAAAATGCTAAAAAGGCAATGAATGATTTATCTGCCAGAAAAATTTCTGAAATTTTGTTTAAAATTAGCAGGGAAATAGAAAACGATCTTAAGAAGTTCGCAGAATTAATAACAATGGAAACTGGTAAACCAATTAAAGACGCAATTGGAGAAGTTAAACGTTCTATACAAACTATTGAGTTAGCTGCAGAAGAATCAAAGAGAATTTATGGAGAAACGATTCCACTGGATGCTAATATCGGTGGCAAAGGTTTCATAGGTTTTACCATGAAAATACCTTTAGGAGTAGTAGGGGCAATAACTCCCTATAATTATCCTATGAATCTGGCTTTACACAAAATTGCACCGGCAATTGCAGCTAAAAACACGATTGTTTTAAAACCAGCTACACAAGCCCCTCTTTCTGTTCTTAAATTAGGACAGCTTTTTTCAGAATTTTTACCTCCAGGAGCTATAAATATTGTTACTGGAAGGGGGAGCGTTGTAGGTGACGAAATAGTGAAAAATTCCAATATCGATAAAATATCTTTCACTGGAAGCGTTAAAACCGGTATTTCCATTTCTAAAAGAGCTGGTTTGAAAAAGTTAACTATGGAATTAGGGGGAAATGACCCATTAATTGTTTTAGATGACGCAGAACTTGATGAAGCAGTTATAGCAGCAGTAATGGGATCATATTTAAATGCGGGACAGGTATGTATTGCTGTAAAAAGGATTATTCTCCAGAATTCCATAGCAGATGAGTTTGTGCAAGATTTTGTTAATAAAACAAAGCAATTGAAGGTAGGAGACCCAATGAATCCTAAAACTGATGTAGGCCCATTAATCGATGAAATTTCAGCGATTAAGGTTGAACATAGGGTTGATAGTGCCATAAAAGAAGGTGCGGAGCTTTTATGTGGTGGCAAACGGGAAGGTAATTTTTACATGCCTACGGTTCTGGATAATGTTAACAGTCAAATGGAACTGGTACAGGAAGAAACATTTGGCCCAATTTCGCCAATTATTAGGGTAAAAGATGTTAATGAGGCTTTAAAAGTAGCTAATGATACAAAATATGGTCTGCAGGCAGGCATATTTACTCAAAATATAAAAAATGCCCTTAAAGCTGCTGAAATATTAGAAGCTGGCTCAGTGTTGATAAACAAACAATCAACTTATCGAACAGATAACATGCCTTTTGGTGGCTTTAAAATGAGTGGTATGGGTAAGGAAGGTGTGAAATACGCAGTTGAAGATATGACAAAAACAAAATTAGTGGTTATTAATACTAATTAG
- a CDS encoding class III signal peptide-containing protein: MKIINEERAQGSAEMILIFGGVIVIAIVAAVYYRTYLTGLGNEINTTDVENVTNSISNLKNLF; the protein is encoded by the coding sequence ATGAAAATAATTAATGAAGAAAGAGCACAAGGCTCTGCAGAGATGATACTAATTTTTGGTGGAGTTATTGTAATTGCAATAGTGGCTGCAGTTTATTATCGAACTTACTTGACTGGACTAGGTAACGAGATAAACACAACTGATGTGGAAAATGTTACAAACTCTATAAGTAATCTTAAAAATTTATTCTAA
- a CDS encoding type II secretion system protein F: protein MAAIPGVLKPISNVIEGIIPNRFLIKIQEILIRTGMYVRASELITLGLLTALGVAILASFLFALFGSNPILGFLIGFVAPPAIIGIYIFFLMERRVDAVEQGTPDFLRQVASLLRAGVGLETALEDVSKHGGGPLNDELKRAVIEIKIGRTFEDAILSMGERLQSKNLDRTFRMILEGRKAGGSLSDVIETVAEDLRAVLALKRERKANVMMSVMFLVVAAIVAAPFALGMIMVYSGFIESLGKPNPLLESAVTAAGGYIIIHSIIAGLLIGVIMYGSARKGVKFAIPLAIAAYAIFYFVGTFASMFLNF, encoded by the coding sequence TTGGCTGCTATTCCCGGTGTTTTAAAACCAATATCTAATGTCATTGAAGGCATAATACCTAATCGCTTTCTTATTAAAATTCAAGAAATATTGATAAGAACAGGGATGTATGTAAGAGCTTCTGAATTAATAACTCTAGGTTTGCTCACTGCATTGGGAGTGGCTATACTTGCTTCATTTTTATTTGCCCTATTTGGATCAAATCCAATTTTAGGATTTTTAATAGGTTTTGTTGCTCCTCCGGCAATTATAGGGATTTATATATTCTTTTTAATGGAACGCAGGGTTGACGCCGTTGAACAGGGGACTCCTGATTTTTTAAGGCAGGTCGCATCATTACTTCGTGCAGGGGTGGGTCTTGAAACAGCCTTAGAAGATGTTTCTAAACATGGGGGAGGACCTCTAAACGACGAACTTAAAAGAGCAGTTATCGAAATTAAGATAGGCAGAACATTTGAAGATGCAATTTTGTCAATGGGTGAGCGATTACAATCTAAAAATCTTGATAGAACCTTCCGTATGATCCTTGAAGGGCGTAAAGCTGGTGGAAGTTTATCTGATGTAATCGAAACAGTTGCAGAGGATTTAAGGGCTGTTTTAGCTTTAAAAAGAGAAAGAAAGGCTAATGTTATGATGTCTGTAATGTTTTTGGTAGTTGCTGCCATAGTAGCCGCACCTTTTGCTTTAGGAATGATAATGGTGTATTCGGGGTTTATAGAAAGTTTAGGAAAACCCAACCCCTTACTTGAATCTGCTGTAACTGCTGCAGGAGGATATATTATAATCCATTCCATAATTGCCGGACTTTTGATTGGAGTTATTATGTATGGAAGTGCTAGAAAAGGAGTGAAATTTGCAATACCTTTGGCAATAGCTGCTTATGCCATTTTCTATTTTGTGGGAACTTTTGCATCTATGTTCTTAAATTTTTAG
- a CDS encoding aminopeptidase — protein MQLNNILEKLSSKNMDAMVVLKPENITYLTGFKPSSFSVLLLKDDPVLFISKMDFEDVPPNLNFSVEEFTSLSNLNGFLNEKMTFLGVENSIPLGVCKKIRNDFKIKITDVIDTFRRIKSKKEIKCIKKAINIAENAFKNTQLEGSDNVVAAELNYNMMVGGSLKPAFETIVASGTVSSKPHANIQQKSLENPVLMDWGAVYNNYCSDISRTRVETEKQHEILSIVIEAQKEAIKIIKPGIKASYVDKIARDVIADYGYGDNFIHSTGHGLGMEVHEGPSLSKREELKIEKGMVLTVEPGIYIEGEFGVRIEDDILVKNRAKVLTKLNKMI, from the coding sequence ATGCAACTTAACAATATATTAGAAAAATTAAGTTCTAAAAATATGGATGCTATGGTTGTTTTAAAACCAGAAAATATCACATATCTAACTGGTTTTAAACCATCAAGTTTTTCTGTTTTATTATTAAAAGATGATCCTGTTTTATTTATTTCCAAAATGGATTTTGAAGATGTTCCTCCAAATTTAAATTTTTCTGTTGAGGAATTCACTTCTTTAAGTAATTTAAATGGATTTTTAAATGAAAAAATGACCTTTTTGGGTGTTGAAAATTCCATACCTTTAGGTGTATGCAAAAAAATTAGAAACGATTTTAAAATCAAGATAACCGATGTTATAGACACTTTTAGGCGAATTAAATCTAAAAAGGAAATAAAATGTATTAAAAAGGCTATAAATATTGCTGAAAATGCTTTTAAAAATACCCAGTTGGAAGGTTCAGACAATGTGGTAGCCGCAGAGTTAAATTATAACATGATGGTAGGAGGTTCATTGAAACCAGCTTTTGAGACTATAGTAGCATCTGGAACCGTTTCAAGTAAGCCTCATGCCAATATCCAGCAAAAATCCTTAGAAAATCCGGTATTGATGGATTGGGGTGCGGTTTATAATAATTATTGTTCTGATATTTCCCGAACCAGAGTTGAAACTGAAAAACAGCACGAAATACTTTCTATAGTCATAGAGGCCCAAAAAGAAGCTATTAAAATTATAAAACCCGGAATAAAAGCTTCATATGTGGATAAAATTGCAAGGGATGTTATTGCCGATTATGGCTATGGGGATAATTTTATTCACTCAACTGGCCATGGACTGGGAATGGAAGTCCATGAAGGTCCTTCTTTATCCAAAAGAGAGGAATTGAAAATTGAAAAAGGAATGGTACTAACAGTTGAACCGGGTATCTACATTGAGGGAGAATTCGGTGTAAGAATTGAGGATGACATCTTGGTTAAAAATAGGGCCAAGGTTTTGACCAAGTTAAATAAGATGATTTAG
- a CDS encoding HIT domain-containing protein, producing the protein MPNICEFCELGTYGDFIGESDYWTIFLAPSQRYLGTCVVVLKRECNDLMELNTEEWVDFGGLVSKLELALKKIFNPALYNWSCFKNAAFRSSPSNPQIHWHFIPRYNGKVEFMGLTFEDPDFGYIPQPVTRIIPDKIRSELLNLIKVNLSL; encoded by the coding sequence ATGCCAAATATTTGTGAATTCTGTGAATTGGGAACCTATGGCGACTTTATTGGTGAATCTGATTATTGGACAATTTTTTTGGCTCCTAGTCAGCGATATCTGGGAACCTGTGTTGTGGTTTTAAAAAGGGAATGTAATGATTTAATGGAATTGAATACTGAAGAATGGGTTGATTTTGGTGGTTTAGTCTCAAAATTAGAATTGGCATTAAAAAAAATATTTAATCCTGCTTTGTATAATTGGAGTTGCTTTAAAAATGCTGCGTTTCGATCCAGTCCATCAAATCCTCAAATTCACTGGCATTTTATTCCGAGATACAATGGGAAGGTTGAATTCATGGGATTAACCTTTGAAGATCCTGATTTTGGATATATACCTCAACCCGTAACAAGAATAATTCCTGATAAAATTAGATCTGAACTTTTGAACTTAATAAAAGTCAATTTATCGCTATAA
- a CDS encoding site-2 protease family protein — MVKFTSKEIRDIVISMLVIALVFAYVFSNRNINVALTLMPITLIAVGLGFVLHELAHKFVAIRYGFYAEYKMWIEGLILALVTTFVFGIVFAAPGAVYIHGYHIRDDQNGKISIAGPLTNIALTLMFLGLLLTPFASNGIIFEIGYLGASVNSFLAVFNLIPISVLDGAKVFRWNPLIWIVTMAIAFVFMISLMFGLLI, encoded by the coding sequence ATGGTAAAATTCACATCCAAAGAAATAAGAGATATTGTAATTTCCATGCTGGTAATAGCATTGGTATTTGCTTACGTATTCAGTAATAGAAATATTAATGTAGCCCTAACATTAATGCCCATTACATTAATTGCCGTGGGTTTAGGTTTTGTTTTACATGAATTAGCCCATAAATTTGTAGCTATAAGATACGGTTTCTATGCTGAATATAAAATGTGGATAGAAGGTTTGATCTTAGCTTTAGTTACAACCTTCGTGTTTGGAATTGTATTTGCAGCACCAGGAGCTGTTTATATACATGGATATCACATAAGAGATGATCAAAATGGAAAAATCTCCATTGCAGGTCCGTTAACAAATATTGCTCTAACTCTCATGTTTTTAGGGTTATTACTAACTCCATTTGCTTCGAATGGAATTATATTTGAGATAGGTTATCTGGGAGCATCAGTTAATAGTTTTCTTGCAGTGTTCAATCTGATACCAATCAGTGTTCTAGATGGTGCAAAAGTATTCCGATGGAATCCGTTAATTTGGATTGTTACTATGGCTATTGCATTTGTTTTCATGATAAGTTTAATGTTTGGATTACTAATTTGA
- a CDS encoding methanogenesis marker 1 protein yields the protein MFSDIPVTYFGCTHRSIAPKETIKRVENKLKAAGITRIAEITHLDRLGIPVYSAIRPSAEEGAVSIYAGKGATKSQAKASAMMEAFERYSAEIQKEDLSKKFISGNFNDLENSINPESLILPQISFDAEKTELLWVKSIDAGNDQEFLVPANAVYHPFTAPDTFSLFKSNTNGLASGNELEEAIFHGILEVIERDAWSLFEAKRESKPEIDCTDSENTIIRELVSKFQEKGISVKLVDLTADIKATTIAAVADDTVLKDPALLTLGVGTHLDPEIAAIRALTEVAQSRATQIHGTREDTVRAVFMRKAGYERMKRINKHWFGESEKTVSLNGMKNRSSQSFKTDIENSLKILGREGFKKVLFVDLSRKEIEIPVVRVIIPELEVFSVDPGRKGVRLLN from the coding sequence ATGTTCTCAGATATTCCAGTAACCTATTTTGGTTGTACCCATAGATCTATTGCCCCTAAAGAGACAATAAAAAGGGTAGAAAATAAGCTTAAGGCTGCAGGGATTACTAGAATTGCTGAAATTACCCATCTTGACCGATTAGGAATACCAGTTTATTCAGCAATCCGTCCTTCTGCAGAAGAAGGTGCAGTAAGTATTTATGCTGGTAAAGGTGCTACCAAAAGTCAAGCCAAAGCATCAGCTATGATGGAAGCTTTTGAGAGATATTCTGCTGAAATTCAAAAAGAAGATTTATCAAAAAAATTTATTTCTGGAAATTTTAATGACTTAGAAAACTCTATAAATCCCGAATCGTTGATATTACCCCAAATTTCTTTTGATGCTGAAAAAACTGAATTATTGTGGGTTAAATCCATTGATGCGGGAAATGACCAGGAATTTTTAGTGCCGGCTAATGCAGTTTATCATCCATTCACGGCTCCTGATACTTTTAGTCTATTCAAGTCAAACACCAATGGACTTGCCTCTGGAAATGAATTGGAAGAAGCAATATTTCATGGGATACTTGAGGTTATTGAAAGAGATGCATGGAGTCTTTTTGAAGCAAAACGTGAATCAAAGCCTGAAATAGATTGTACTGATTCTGAAAATACTATAATAAGAGAGCTGGTATCTAAATTCCAAGAAAAGGGAATATCTGTTAAATTGGTGGATTTAACTGCTGATATTAAAGCAACCACTATTGCCGCGGTTGCTGATGATACTGTCCTGAAAGACCCTGCTCTTCTAACATTAGGAGTTGGAACCCACCTTGATCCTGAAATTGCCGCAATTAGGGCTTTAACTGAGGTTGCCCAGAGTAGAGCAACCCAGATACATGGAACCAGAGAAGACACTGTGAGGGCCGTTTTCATGAGGAAGGCTGGTTATGAGCGAATGAAAAGGATCAACAAGCATTGGTTTGGTGAATCTGAAAAAACCGTCTCATTGAATGGAATGAAAAACAGATCATCTCAATCATTTAAGACTGATATTGAAAATTCTCTTAAAATTTTAGGCAGAGAAGGATTTAAAAAAGTTTTATTTGTAGATCTCAGCCGCAAAGAAATAGAAATACCGGTGGTAAGAGTAATTATACCAGAATTAGAAGTTTTTTCAGTAGACCCCGGTAGAAAAGGTGTAAGACTGTTAAATTAA
- a CDS encoding TfuA domain protein core has translation MTKKIVVFTGPSLHPAQALKILKAEYHPPVKRGDITTAIHNGAEIIGIIDGVFHQEPAVSHREILDALNKNVIIVGGASMGALRASELDELGMIGVGYVYNQYKSGSIESDDDVAVVFNPENMQQLSEAFISMKYNLEKTLKQGIITKNEFNEIISRLKSTYYPKRNYNIIFNVLNENRSKNLKKFLDENKVDVKTKDAIAVLKYIKRLINFVD, from the coding sequence ATGACAAAAAAAATTGTTGTATTTACTGGCCCCTCTCTGCATCCTGCACAAGCTCTAAAAATATTAAAAGCAGAATATCATCCACCTGTTAAGCGTGGAGATATAACTACTGCTATACATAATGGGGCAGAGATAATAGGTATTATAGATGGAGTTTTCCATCAAGAACCTGCAGTTTCCCATAGAGAAATATTAGATGCTCTGAATAAAAATGTAATCATAGTGGGTGGTGCAAGTATGGGAGCACTTAGAGCCTCTGAACTGGATGAATTAGGAATGATTGGTGTTGGATACGTTTATAATCAGTATAAATCCGGTTCAATCGAGTCAGACGATGATGTGGCTGTGGTTTTTAATCCAGAAAATATGCAGCAGCTATCAGAAGCTTTTATTAGTATGAAGTATAATTTGGAAAAAACATTAAAACAAGGAATAATAACTAAAAATGAATTTAATGAAATAATAAGCCGATTAAAATCTACTTATTATCCTAAAAGAAATTACAACATTATTTTTAATGTATTAAATGAAAATCGTTCAAAGAATTTAAAAAAATTTTTAGATGAGAATAAAGTTGATGTAAAAACTAAAGACGCTATAGCAGTTTTAAAATATATTAAAAGATTGATAAATTTTGTAGATTGA